The proteins below come from a single Lepeophtheirus salmonis chromosome 4, UVic_Lsal_1.4, whole genome shotgun sequence genomic window:
- the LOC121116943 gene encoding multiple C2 and transmembrane domain-containing protein isoform X2, translated as MEDPSEESLAERIRSFHDGTKILGTSKETPKDSEDKIKEGHEKSKNEELLEDGVDNSPLIDKDETTPSKKEEEEQEPLIKEGVQELSFEPSVPTEPIVCENIKESPTETGDDMTFFNKEKSTSKESNMEEKSSSMEGKEAVSNENTINSEDVILSTEERKKILRKYHFFKIDVVMLSGQNLLAMDRRGTSDPYVRCIQGAERLFQTKYIAKTVNPEWNETFICHTDNPFKPLMLQVYDHDVVGSDQFMGEAKVDLTNLQIKHPLDLTLPLKDGSNEDLIKKNKKRKPLGSIVLNLVMCPLTKEEMNEHIIALSSPRKTGMNRSLSTISNSSHSSKEGFHWAKLSKNTDGLNESNLQILKAEKLGKGTKASPVWNSVLNIVVVQARGLEIPSDAGDTCDPYCKLLFGKEKIRSKPMVGTVNPKWRESFNFNMYDDVENEMEVTLWHNVAGGKDSFLGRVKIDLTEFDIERNYNFWRNVSDGQGRVHFILSISATTNTDSPSNLVNWEEELDNLKKEWKDQYTITRSLKDIKDVGHCMVKVLRAQGIASSDLSGKSDPFCTVELCNVRYATHTEFRTLNPIWQKVYQFDVKDIHDVLEVTVYHDNKDHKYEFLGKVAIPLLKIRNNDRKWYTLKEKKLMTQAKGENPQIQLELFFVYNKFRASIRTFNPKQLKYIDKSDIKLKHSTFMRNVTRIKLVLANMKPELFISELKKILSWQCKWKSLLVLIGFELFVYYFEIWMLPVILIIPMIKNFAALSIMGGWQGGPELEIEEDDEEDVNSTTGADAEKKSIKERMQAMQEITLMIQNVLGIVAHVLESIGNVFNFSVPFLTWLLFVVLCIGTTLLYYVPLRYIIMIWGANKISKKYFRPDLVDNNELADFISHVPDNEMLKSYRELPSIEEKERKKLNSSRALIADSDII; from the exons accAAAATTCTTGGTACTTCAAAAGAGACACCAAAGGATTCTGAAGACAAAATTAAAGAAGGGCATGAGAAGAGTAAGAATGAAGAATTATTGGAGGACGGAGTAGATAATTCTCCTTTGATAGATAAAGATGAGACGACCCCATCTAAGAAGGAGGAAGAAGAACAAGAGCCCCTTATCAAGGAAGGAGTTCAAGAACTAAGCTTCGAACCCAGTGTACCTACAGAACCAATCGtttgtgaaaatattaaagagtCTCCTACAGAGACTGGTGATGATATGACTTTCtttaataaggaaaaaagtACATCCAAGGAGAGTAATATGGAAGAGAAATCATCTTCTATGGAAGGGAAAGAGGCAGTTTCGAACGAGAATACAATAAACTCAGAAGATGTTATTTTATCG ACAGAAGAACGTAAGAAGATATTGAGAAAgtatcatttctttaaaatagatGTGGTGATGCTATCCGGACAAAATTTACTTGCCATGGATCGGAGGg GCACAAGCGACCCCTATGTAAGGTGCATTCAAGGGGCAGAGCGTCTTTTTCAGACCAAATACATTGCAAAGACTGTGAATCCGGAATGGAACGAAACCTTTATTTGTCATACAGACAATCCATTTAAGCCACTAATGTTACAA GTTTATGATCACGACGTGGTCGGCAGTGATCAATTCATGGGTGAAGCAAAAGTTGACCTCACTAATCTACAAATCAAGCATCCTCTGGATCTTACACTTCCTCTGAAGGATGGAAGTAATGaagatttaattaagaaaaataaaaagaggaaaCCCTTAGGATCAATTGTATTGAACTTAGTCATGTGCCCGTTGACAAAAGAAGAGATGAATGAA CATATAATAGCTTTATCAAGTCCACGTAAAACAGGAATGAATAGAAGTTTATCCACAATAAGTAATTCCTCACATTCATCCAAAGAAGGATTTCATTGGGCGAAACTCAGCAAGAATACGGATGGACTGAATGAAAGTAATTTACAA atattaaaagcTGAAAAATTAGGAAAGGGGACTAAGGCTAGCCCTGTATGGAACTCTGTGCTTAATATTGTAGTTGTCCAAGCCCGAGGTCTTGAAATCCCATCTGACGCTGGTGATACGTGTGATCCTTACTGTAAATTACTTTTTGGTAAAGAAAAGATTCGATCCAAACCCATGGTAGGAACTGTGAATCCAAAGTGGCGAGaaagctttaattttaatatgtatgatGATGTTGAGAATGAAATGGAAGTCACTCTTTGGCATAATGTTGCTGGTGGGAAGGATAGCTTCCTTGGGAG AGTGAAGATCGATTTGACTGAATTTgatattgaaagaaattataacttttgGAGAAATGTCTCTGATGGACAGGGGCGAGTGCATTTCATTCTCTCAATCTCTGCAACCACCAACACCGATTCTCCTTCTAATTTAGTTAATTGGGAAGAGGAGTTGGATAACTTGAAGAAGGAATGGAAGGATCAATAT aCGATAACAAGAAGTTTAAAAGATATTAAGGATGTTGGACATTGTATGGTAAAAGTTTTGAGAGCTCAAGGTATTGCATCATCAGATTTGTCTGGCAAATCGGATCCATTCTGTACCGTGGAGCTTTGTAATGTTCGCTATGCAACACATACGGAATTCAGAACTTTGAATCCAATTTGGCAAAAGGTGTATCAATT tgatGTTAAAGACATCCATGATGTGTTGGAAGTAACTGTTTATCACGACAACAAGGATCACAAATATGAATTCTTAGGAAAAGTTGCCATTCCCCTACTCAAAATCAGAAACAATGACCGGAAATGGTACACACTAAAAGAGAAAAAGCTCATGACTCAAGCCAAAGGAGAGAATCCACAGATTCAGCTCGAGTTGTTTTTCGTCTATAACAAATTTCGTGCTAGCATACGAACCTTTAACCCCAAGcaattgaaatatattgacAAATCCGATATCAAGTTAAAGCATTCCACATTTATGCGAAATGTTACACGAATTAAATTAGTCTTAGCAAACATGAAACCAGAATTATTCATTAGTGAGCTAAA GAAAATCTTATCATGGCAATGCAAATGGAAGAGTTTATTGGTTCTCATTGGATTTGAACTATTTGTGTATTATTTTGAGATTTGGATGCTCCCCGTTATTCTCATCATTCCAATGATCAAAAATTTTGCA gctcTTTCTATTATGGGGGGATGGCAGGGAGGACCTGAATTGGAAATTGAGGAAGATGATGAGGAGGATGTCAATTCAACAACAGGGGCAGATGCGGAAAAGAAAAGTATCAAGGAGAGGATGCAAGCAATGCAAGAAATTACGCTCATGATACAAAATGTTTTGGGAATAGTGGCACATGTTTTAGAGAGTATTGGAAACGTCTTTAATTTCAGTGTTCCTTTTCTAACTTGGTTGCTCTTTGTGGTTCTTTGTATTGGAACTACACTACTCTACTATGTTCCTCTACGATATATCATCATGATTTGGGGAGCTAATAAAATctccaaaaaatactttagacCTGATCTCGTTGATAACAACGAACTTGCAGATTTTATATCTCATGTCCCTGATAATGAAATGCTG AAAAGCTATCGTGAGCTTCCATCAATTGAGGAAAAGGAGCGAAAGAAACTCAACTCCAGTCGAGCTTTGATTGCTGATAGTGATAtaatatga
- the LOC121116943 gene encoding multiple C2 and transmembrane domain-containing protein isoform X8: MTFFNKEKSTSKESNMEEKSSSMEGKEAVSNENTINSEDVILSTEERKKILRKYHFFKIDVVMLSGQNLLAMDRRGTSDPYVRCIQGAERLFQTKYIAKTVNPEWNETFICHTDNPFKPLMLQVYDHDVVGSDQFMGEAKVDLTNLQIKHPLDLTLPLKDGSNEDLIKKNKKRKPLGSIVLNLVMCPLTKEEMNEHIIALSSPRKTGMNRSLSTISNSSHSSKEGFHWAKLSKNTDGLNESNLQILKAEKLGKGTKASPVWNSVLNIVVVQARGLEIPSDAGDTCDPYCKLLFGKEKIRSKPMVGTVNPKWRESFNFNMYDDVENEMEVTLWHNVAGGKDSFLGRVKIDLTEFDIERNYNFWRNVSDGQGRVHFILSISATTNTDSPSNLVNWEEELDNLKKEWKDQYTITRSLKDIKDVGHCMVKVLRAQGIASSDLSGKSDPFCTVELCNVRYATHTEFRTLNPIWQKVYQFDVKDIHDVLEVTVYHDNKDHKYEFLGKVAIPLLKIRNNDRKWYTLKEKKLMTQAKGENPQIQLELFFVYNKFRASIRTFNPKQLKYIDKSDIKLKHSTFMRNVTRIKLVLANMKPELFISELKKILSWQCKWKSLLVLIGFELFVYYFEIWMLPVILIIPMIKNFAALSIMGGWQGGPELEIEEDDEEDVNSTTGADAEKKSIKERMQAMQEITLMIQNVLGIVAHVLESIGNVFNFSVPFLTWLLFVVLCIGTTLLYYVPLRYIIMIWGANKISKKYFRPDLVDNNELADFISHVPDNEMLKSYRELPSIEEKERKKLNSSRALIADSDII; the protein is encoded by the exons ATGACTTTCtttaataaggaaaaaagtACATCCAAGGAGAGTAATATGGAAGAGAAATCATCTTCTATGGAAGGGAAAGAGGCAGTTTCGAACGAGAATACAATAAACTCAGAAGATGTTATTTTATCG ACAGAAGAACGTAAGAAGATATTGAGAAAgtatcatttctttaaaatagatGTGGTGATGCTATCCGGACAAAATTTACTTGCCATGGATCGGAGGg GCACAAGCGACCCCTATGTAAGGTGCATTCAAGGGGCAGAGCGTCTTTTTCAGACCAAATACATTGCAAAGACTGTGAATCCGGAATGGAACGAAACCTTTATTTGTCATACAGACAATCCATTTAAGCCACTAATGTTACAA GTTTATGATCACGACGTGGTCGGCAGTGATCAATTCATGGGTGAAGCAAAAGTTGACCTCACTAATCTACAAATCAAGCATCCTCTGGATCTTACACTTCCTCTGAAGGATGGAAGTAATGaagatttaattaagaaaaataaaaagaggaaaCCCTTAGGATCAATTGTATTGAACTTAGTCATGTGCCCGTTGACAAAAGAAGAGATGAATGAA CATATAATAGCTTTATCAAGTCCACGTAAAACAGGAATGAATAGAAGTTTATCCACAATAAGTAATTCCTCACATTCATCCAAAGAAGGATTTCATTGGGCGAAACTCAGCAAGAATACGGATGGACTGAATGAAAGTAATTTACAA atattaaaagcTGAAAAATTAGGAAAGGGGACTAAGGCTAGCCCTGTATGGAACTCTGTGCTTAATATTGTAGTTGTCCAAGCCCGAGGTCTTGAAATCCCATCTGACGCTGGTGATACGTGTGATCCTTACTGTAAATTACTTTTTGGTAAAGAAAAGATTCGATCCAAACCCATGGTAGGAACTGTGAATCCAAAGTGGCGAGaaagctttaattttaatatgtatgatGATGTTGAGAATGAAATGGAAGTCACTCTTTGGCATAATGTTGCTGGTGGGAAGGATAGCTTCCTTGGGAG AGTGAAGATCGATTTGACTGAATTTgatattgaaagaaattataacttttgGAGAAATGTCTCTGATGGACAGGGGCGAGTGCATTTCATTCTCTCAATCTCTGCAACCACCAACACCGATTCTCCTTCTAATTTAGTTAATTGGGAAGAGGAGTTGGATAACTTGAAGAAGGAATGGAAGGATCAATAT aCGATAACAAGAAGTTTAAAAGATATTAAGGATGTTGGACATTGTATGGTAAAAGTTTTGAGAGCTCAAGGTATTGCATCATCAGATTTGTCTGGCAAATCGGATCCATTCTGTACCGTGGAGCTTTGTAATGTTCGCTATGCAACACATACGGAATTCAGAACTTTGAATCCAATTTGGCAAAAGGTGTATCAATT tgatGTTAAAGACATCCATGATGTGTTGGAAGTAACTGTTTATCACGACAACAAGGATCACAAATATGAATTCTTAGGAAAAGTTGCCATTCCCCTACTCAAAATCAGAAACAATGACCGGAAATGGTACACACTAAAAGAGAAAAAGCTCATGACTCAAGCCAAAGGAGAGAATCCACAGATTCAGCTCGAGTTGTTTTTCGTCTATAACAAATTTCGTGCTAGCATACGAACCTTTAACCCCAAGcaattgaaatatattgacAAATCCGATATCAAGTTAAAGCATTCCACATTTATGCGAAATGTTACACGAATTAAATTAGTCTTAGCAAACATGAAACCAGAATTATTCATTAGTGAGCTAAA GAAAATCTTATCATGGCAATGCAAATGGAAGAGTTTATTGGTTCTCATTGGATTTGAACTATTTGTGTATTATTTTGAGATTTGGATGCTCCCCGTTATTCTCATCATTCCAATGATCAAAAATTTTGCA gctcTTTCTATTATGGGGGGATGGCAGGGAGGACCTGAATTGGAAATTGAGGAAGATGATGAGGAGGATGTCAATTCAACAACAGGGGCAGATGCGGAAAAGAAAAGTATCAAGGAGAGGATGCAAGCAATGCAAGAAATTACGCTCATGATACAAAATGTTTTGGGAATAGTGGCACATGTTTTAGAGAGTATTGGAAACGTCTTTAATTTCAGTGTTCCTTTTCTAACTTGGTTGCTCTTTGTGGTTCTTTGTATTGGAACTACACTACTCTACTATGTTCCTCTACGATATATCATCATGATTTGGGGAGCTAATAAAATctccaaaaaatactttagacCTGATCTCGTTGATAACAACGAACTTGCAGATTTTATATCTCATGTCCCTGATAATGAAATGCTG AAAAGCTATCGTGAGCTTCCATCAATTGAGGAAAAGGAGCGAAAGAAACTCAACTCCAGTCGAGCTTTGATTGCTGATAGTGATAtaatatga
- the LOC121116943 gene encoding multiple C2 and transmembrane domain-containing protein isoform X9, whose amino-acid sequence MTFFNKEKSTSKESNMEEKSSSMEGKEAVSNENTINSEDVILSTEERKKILRKYHFFKIDVVMLSGQNLLAMDRRGTSDPYVRCIQGAERLFQTKYIAKTVNPEWNETFICHTDNPFKPLMLQVYDHDVVGSDQFMGEAKVDLTNLQIKHPLDLTLPLKDGSNEDLIKKNKKRKPLGSIVLNLVMCPLTKEEMNEILKAEKLGKGTKASPVWNSVLNIVVVQARGLEIPSDAGDTCDPYCKLLFGKEKIRSKPMVGTVNPKWRESFNFNMYDDVENEMEVTLWHNVAGGKDSFLGRVKIDLTEFDIERNYNFWRNVSDGQGRVHFILSISATTNTDSPSNLVNWEEELDNLKKEWKDQYTITRSLKDIKDVGHCMVKVLRAQGIASSDLSGKSDPFCTVELCNVRYATHTEFRTLNPIWQKVYQFDVKDIHDVLEVTVYHDNKDHKYEFLGKVAIPLLKIRNNDRKWYTLKEKKLMTQAKGENPQIQLELFFVYNKFRASIRTFNPKQLKYIDKSDIKLKHSTFMRNVTRIKLVLANMKPELFISELKKILSWQCKWKSLLVLIGFELFVYYFEIWMLPVILIIPMIKNFAALSIMGGWQGGPELEIEEDDEEDVNSTTGADAEKKSIKERMQAMQEITLMIQNVLGIVAHVLESIGNVFNFSVPFLTWLLFVVLCIGTTLLYYVPLRYIIMIWGANKISKKYFRPDLVDNNELADFISHVPDNEMLKSYRELPSIEEKERKKLNSSRALIADSDII is encoded by the exons ATGACTTTCtttaataaggaaaaaagtACATCCAAGGAGAGTAATATGGAAGAGAAATCATCTTCTATGGAAGGGAAAGAGGCAGTTTCGAACGAGAATACAATAAACTCAGAAGATGTTATTTTATCG ACAGAAGAACGTAAGAAGATATTGAGAAAgtatcatttctttaaaatagatGTGGTGATGCTATCCGGACAAAATTTACTTGCCATGGATCGGAGGg GCACAAGCGACCCCTATGTAAGGTGCATTCAAGGGGCAGAGCGTCTTTTTCAGACCAAATACATTGCAAAGACTGTGAATCCGGAATGGAACGAAACCTTTATTTGTCATACAGACAATCCATTTAAGCCACTAATGTTACAA GTTTATGATCACGACGTGGTCGGCAGTGATCAATTCATGGGTGAAGCAAAAGTTGACCTCACTAATCTACAAATCAAGCATCCTCTGGATCTTACACTTCCTCTGAAGGATGGAAGTAATGaagatttaattaagaaaaataaaaagaggaaaCCCTTAGGATCAATTGTATTGAACTTAGTCATGTGCCCGTTGACAAAAGAAGAGATGAATGAA atattaaaagcTGAAAAATTAGGAAAGGGGACTAAGGCTAGCCCTGTATGGAACTCTGTGCTTAATATTGTAGTTGTCCAAGCCCGAGGTCTTGAAATCCCATCTGACGCTGGTGATACGTGTGATCCTTACTGTAAATTACTTTTTGGTAAAGAAAAGATTCGATCCAAACCCATGGTAGGAACTGTGAATCCAAAGTGGCGAGaaagctttaattttaatatgtatgatGATGTTGAGAATGAAATGGAAGTCACTCTTTGGCATAATGTTGCTGGTGGGAAGGATAGCTTCCTTGGGAG AGTGAAGATCGATTTGACTGAATTTgatattgaaagaaattataacttttgGAGAAATGTCTCTGATGGACAGGGGCGAGTGCATTTCATTCTCTCAATCTCTGCAACCACCAACACCGATTCTCCTTCTAATTTAGTTAATTGGGAAGAGGAGTTGGATAACTTGAAGAAGGAATGGAAGGATCAATAT aCGATAACAAGAAGTTTAAAAGATATTAAGGATGTTGGACATTGTATGGTAAAAGTTTTGAGAGCTCAAGGTATTGCATCATCAGATTTGTCTGGCAAATCGGATCCATTCTGTACCGTGGAGCTTTGTAATGTTCGCTATGCAACACATACGGAATTCAGAACTTTGAATCCAATTTGGCAAAAGGTGTATCAATT tgatGTTAAAGACATCCATGATGTGTTGGAAGTAACTGTTTATCACGACAACAAGGATCACAAATATGAATTCTTAGGAAAAGTTGCCATTCCCCTACTCAAAATCAGAAACAATGACCGGAAATGGTACACACTAAAAGAGAAAAAGCTCATGACTCAAGCCAAAGGAGAGAATCCACAGATTCAGCTCGAGTTGTTTTTCGTCTATAACAAATTTCGTGCTAGCATACGAACCTTTAACCCCAAGcaattgaaatatattgacAAATCCGATATCAAGTTAAAGCATTCCACATTTATGCGAAATGTTACACGAATTAAATTAGTCTTAGCAAACATGAAACCAGAATTATTCATTAGTGAGCTAAA GAAAATCTTATCATGGCAATGCAAATGGAAGAGTTTATTGGTTCTCATTGGATTTGAACTATTTGTGTATTATTTTGAGATTTGGATGCTCCCCGTTATTCTCATCATTCCAATGATCAAAAATTTTGCA gctcTTTCTATTATGGGGGGATGGCAGGGAGGACCTGAATTGGAAATTGAGGAAGATGATGAGGAGGATGTCAATTCAACAACAGGGGCAGATGCGGAAAAGAAAAGTATCAAGGAGAGGATGCAAGCAATGCAAGAAATTACGCTCATGATACAAAATGTTTTGGGAATAGTGGCACATGTTTTAGAGAGTATTGGAAACGTCTTTAATTTCAGTGTTCCTTTTCTAACTTGGTTGCTCTTTGTGGTTCTTTGTATTGGAACTACACTACTCTACTATGTTCCTCTACGATATATCATCATGATTTGGGGAGCTAATAAAATctccaaaaaatactttagacCTGATCTCGTTGATAACAACGAACTTGCAGATTTTATATCTCATGTCCCTGATAATGAAATGCTG AAAAGCTATCGTGAGCTTCCATCAATTGAGGAAAAGGAGCGAAAGAAACTCAACTCCAGTCGAGCTTTGATTGCTGATAGTGATAtaatatga
- the LOC121116943 gene encoding multiple C2 and transmembrane domain-containing protein isoform X5, with protein sequence MKRMSIKNLLLGQSQSEVPVLSKTKILGTSKETPKDSEDKIKEGHEKSKNEELLEDGVDNSPLIDKDETTPSKKEEEEQEPLIKEGVQELSFEPSVPTEPIVCENIKESPTETGDDMTFFNKEKSTSKESNMEEKSSSMEGKEAVSNENTINSEDVILSTEERKKILRKYHFFKIDVVMLSGQNLLAMDRRGTSDPYVRCIQGAERLFQTKYIAKTVNPEWNETFICHTDNPFKPLMLQVYDHDVVGSDQFMGEAKVDLTNLQIKHPLDLTLPLKDGSNEDLIKKNKKRKPLGSIVLNLVMCPLTKEEMNEILKAEKLGKGTKASPVWNSVLNIVVVQARGLEIPSDAGDTCDPYCKLLFGKEKIRSKPMVGTVNPKWRESFNFNMYDDVENEMEVTLWHNVAGGKDSFLGRVKIDLTEFDIERNYNFWRNVSDGQGRVHFILSISATTNTDSPSNLVNWEEELDNLKKEWKDQYTITRSLKDIKDVGHCMVKVLRAQGIASSDLSGKSDPFCTVELCNVRYATHTEFRTLNPIWQKVYQFDVKDIHDVLEVTVYHDNKDHKYEFLGKVAIPLLKIRNNDRKWYTLKEKKLMTQAKGENPQIQLELFFVYNKFRASIRTFNPKQLKYIDKSDIKLKHSTFMRNVTRIKLVLANMKPELFISELKKILSWQCKWKSLLVLIGFELFVYYFEIWMLPVILIIPMIKNFAALSIMGGWQGGPELEIEEDDEEDVNSTTGADAEKKSIKERMQAMQEITLMIQNVLGIVAHVLESIGNVFNFSVPFLTWLLFVVLCIGTTLLYYVPLRYIIMIWGANKISKKYFRPDLVDNNELADFISHVPDNEMLKSYRELPSIEEKERKKLNSSRALIADSDII encoded by the exons accAAAATTCTTGGTACTTCAAAAGAGACACCAAAGGATTCTGAAGACAAAATTAAAGAAGGGCATGAGAAGAGTAAGAATGAAGAATTATTGGAGGACGGAGTAGATAATTCTCCTTTGATAGATAAAGATGAGACGACCCCATCTAAGAAGGAGGAAGAAGAACAAGAGCCCCTTATCAAGGAAGGAGTTCAAGAACTAAGCTTCGAACCCAGTGTACCTACAGAACCAATCGtttgtgaaaatattaaagagtCTCCTACAGAGACTGGTGATGATATGACTTTCtttaataaggaaaaaagtACATCCAAGGAGAGTAATATGGAAGAGAAATCATCTTCTATGGAAGGGAAAGAGGCAGTTTCGAACGAGAATACAATAAACTCAGAAGATGTTATTTTATCG ACAGAAGAACGTAAGAAGATATTGAGAAAgtatcatttctttaaaatagatGTGGTGATGCTATCCGGACAAAATTTACTTGCCATGGATCGGAGGg GCACAAGCGACCCCTATGTAAGGTGCATTCAAGGGGCAGAGCGTCTTTTTCAGACCAAATACATTGCAAAGACTGTGAATCCGGAATGGAACGAAACCTTTATTTGTCATACAGACAATCCATTTAAGCCACTAATGTTACAA GTTTATGATCACGACGTGGTCGGCAGTGATCAATTCATGGGTGAAGCAAAAGTTGACCTCACTAATCTACAAATCAAGCATCCTCTGGATCTTACACTTCCTCTGAAGGATGGAAGTAATGaagatttaattaagaaaaataaaaagaggaaaCCCTTAGGATCAATTGTATTGAACTTAGTCATGTGCCCGTTGACAAAAGAAGAGATGAATGAA atattaaaagcTGAAAAATTAGGAAAGGGGACTAAGGCTAGCCCTGTATGGAACTCTGTGCTTAATATTGTAGTTGTCCAAGCCCGAGGTCTTGAAATCCCATCTGACGCTGGTGATACGTGTGATCCTTACTGTAAATTACTTTTTGGTAAAGAAAAGATTCGATCCAAACCCATGGTAGGAACTGTGAATCCAAAGTGGCGAGaaagctttaattttaatatgtatgatGATGTTGAGAATGAAATGGAAGTCACTCTTTGGCATAATGTTGCTGGTGGGAAGGATAGCTTCCTTGGGAG AGTGAAGATCGATTTGACTGAATTTgatattgaaagaaattataacttttgGAGAAATGTCTCTGATGGACAGGGGCGAGTGCATTTCATTCTCTCAATCTCTGCAACCACCAACACCGATTCTCCTTCTAATTTAGTTAATTGGGAAGAGGAGTTGGATAACTTGAAGAAGGAATGGAAGGATCAATAT aCGATAACAAGAAGTTTAAAAGATATTAAGGATGTTGGACATTGTATGGTAAAAGTTTTGAGAGCTCAAGGTATTGCATCATCAGATTTGTCTGGCAAATCGGATCCATTCTGTACCGTGGAGCTTTGTAATGTTCGCTATGCAACACATACGGAATTCAGAACTTTGAATCCAATTTGGCAAAAGGTGTATCAATT tgatGTTAAAGACATCCATGATGTGTTGGAAGTAACTGTTTATCACGACAACAAGGATCACAAATATGAATTCTTAGGAAAAGTTGCCATTCCCCTACTCAAAATCAGAAACAATGACCGGAAATGGTACACACTAAAAGAGAAAAAGCTCATGACTCAAGCCAAAGGAGAGAATCCACAGATTCAGCTCGAGTTGTTTTTCGTCTATAACAAATTTCGTGCTAGCATACGAACCTTTAACCCCAAGcaattgaaatatattgacAAATCCGATATCAAGTTAAAGCATTCCACATTTATGCGAAATGTTACACGAATTAAATTAGTCTTAGCAAACATGAAACCAGAATTATTCATTAGTGAGCTAAA GAAAATCTTATCATGGCAATGCAAATGGAAGAGTTTATTGGTTCTCATTGGATTTGAACTATTTGTGTATTATTTTGAGATTTGGATGCTCCCCGTTATTCTCATCATTCCAATGATCAAAAATTTTGCA gctcTTTCTATTATGGGGGGATGGCAGGGAGGACCTGAATTGGAAATTGAGGAAGATGATGAGGAGGATGTCAATTCAACAACAGGGGCAGATGCGGAAAAGAAAAGTATCAAGGAGAGGATGCAAGCAATGCAAGAAATTACGCTCATGATACAAAATGTTTTGGGAATAGTGGCACATGTTTTAGAGAGTATTGGAAACGTCTTTAATTTCAGTGTTCCTTTTCTAACTTGGTTGCTCTTTGTGGTTCTTTGTATTGGAACTACACTACTCTACTATGTTCCTCTACGATATATCATCATGATTTGGGGAGCTAATAAAATctccaaaaaatactttagacCTGATCTCGTTGATAACAACGAACTTGCAGATTTTATATCTCATGTCCCTGATAATGAAATGCTG AAAAGCTATCGTGAGCTTCCATCAATTGAGGAAAAGGAGCGAAAGAAACTCAACTCCAGTCGAGCTTTGATTGCTGATAGTGATAtaatatga